Proteins encoded in a region of the Methanobrevibacter millerae genome:
- a CDS encoding archaeosine tRNA-ribosyltransferase: protein MIEKFEIKSHDGPGRIGKLNGEKTPKLFYKDELKIAPSEGSAYNIDKEIAKFNIEETIRLAEENVDKCNAAVIQGSKYINLRIECMKKLEEIGYNIFIVANSDELLTNPRELVDIIVNLRKNAHPSSILIFTFAESSFMPILTYMGIDGFLTNSSNYYSHLKVLQTPTKAYDLNTYKLFDEITQEEIEEKNVECLEFVIREIQAHMENSSLRNLVEERSTTSPQNISTLKILDKKYMDFILEYNQLF from the coding sequence ATGATAGAAAAATTCGAAATTAAATCACATGATGGACCTGGAAGAATAGGAAAATTAAACGGTGAAAAAACTCCAAAATTATTTTATAAAGATGAATTAAAAATCGCACCGTCAGAAGGATCCGCATACAATATTGATAAAGAAATAGCTAAATTCAACATAGAAGAAACCATAAGGCTCGCAGAAGAAAATGTTGATAAATGCAATGCTGCAGTAATTCAAGGATCAAAATACATAAACTTAAGAATTGAATGCATGAAGAAACTTGAAGAAATAGGATACAATATTTTTATTGTTGCAAATAGCGATGAATTATTAACAAATCCTCGAGAATTGGTAGATATTATTGTTAATTTAAGAAAAAATGCCCATCCTTCAAGCATATTAATTTTTACTTTTGCTGAAAGTTCATTTATGCCAATTTTGACATATATGGGAATTGATGGTTTTTTAACTAATTCAAGTAACTATTATAGTCACCTAAAGGTATTGCAAACACCCACCAAAGCATATGATTTGAATACATACAAATTATTTGATGAAATAACACAAGAAGAAATAGAAGAAAAAAATGTGGAATGCTTAGAATTTGTCATTAGAGAAATTCAGGCCCATATGGAAAATAGTTCTTTAAGAAATTTAGTTGAAGAGCGCTCTACAACCTCTCCCCAAAACATTTCAACTTTAAAAATTTTAGATAAAAAATATATGGATTTTATTTTAGAATACAACCAATTATTCTAA
- the hdrC gene encoding CoB--CoM heterodisulfide reductase subunit C: MSIINRLKSLFKEEKDMEEKGIRENISVDAEETSSDFNDPIVSGTKISVSREVSIKKDLDTGATELKFKKDVSSIENESVEDNLPIIEEDEPSNDEEIPKVGEVDSDVEEVQEIESVEVVADEDGDETSEIEDEVPVEESLDVEENTSSEEEDDNTDDEIESVEKTDDDEEEQKEDKKRDNMTLLTDKELLTDANRDPEFTAEFIDAGIETVKHCFQCGTCGGGCPSGRRTPYKVRQIVRKCLLGLKEEVITDDALWMCTTCYTCQERCPRSVKIVEIIKKARNVAAHAGYMAKPHKMTGVFVINTGHAVPINDAAKALRSKIGLSEVPATTHADAGALEEVQKLCKITAFDELIGYDEATGGLKE; this comes from the coding sequence ATGTCTATTATAAATCGTCTTAAATCCTTGTTTAAAGAGGAAAAGGATATGGAAGAAAAAGGTATCAGAGAAAATATTTCTGTTGATGCCGAAGAGACATCTTCAGATTTTAACGACCCTATAGTATCCGGTACTAAAATCTCAGTTTCACGTGAAGTTTCTATTAAAAAAGATCTTGATACTGGTGCTACTGAGTTAAAATTCAAAAAAGATGTTAGTTCAATCGAGAATGAAAGTGTCGAGGATAATCTTCCTATAATAGAAGAAGATGAACCTTCTAATGATGAAGAAATTCCTAAAGTTGGGGAAGTTGATTCTGATGTAGAAGAAGTTCAAGAAATTGAATCAGTGGAAGTTGTTGCTGATGAAGATGGCGATGAAACTTCAGAAATTGAAGATGAAGTTCCTGTGGAAGAATCTTTAGATGTTGAAGAAAATACTTCTTCAGAAGAGGAAGATGATAACACTGATGATGAAATCGAATCAGTTGAGAAAACTGATGACGATGAAGAAGAACAAAAAGAAGATAAAAAGAGAGATAATATGACTTTATTGACTGATAAAGAATTATTAACAGATGCAAATCGTGACCCAGAATTTACTGCTGAGTTTATTGATGCTGGAATTGAAACTGTTAAACATTGTTTCCAATGTGGTACCTGTGGTGGAGGATGTCCTTCAGGAAGAAGAACTCCTTATAAAGTAAGACAAATTGTCAGAAAATGTTTACTTGGATTAAAAGAAGAAGTAATCACTGACGACGCATTATGGATGTGTACTACCTGTTACACTTGCCAAGAAAGATGTCCTAGAAGTGTAAAAATTGTGGAAATTATTAAAAAAGCACGTAATGTTGCTGCTCACGCTGGATACATGGCAAAACCACACAAAATGACTGGTGTATTTGTAATTAACACAGGTCACGCTGTACCAATCAATGATGCTGCAAAAGCTTTAAGAAGCAAAATTGGTCTTTCCGAAGTTCCTGCAACCACTCACGCAGATGCTGGAGCATTAGAAGAAGTACAAAAATTATGTAAAATTACCGCATTTGATGAATTAATCGGTTACGATGAAGCAACCGGCGGATTAAAAGAATAA